Within Dysgonomonas sp. HDW5A, the genomic segment TTTCTTTTCTTTCCCCCCTTTAGTATAAGGAGTTAAAATAGGCAGCAAATCCTTCACTTTCTCGAAAGCCTTTTCTTTACGCTGACGAACAACAGCTGCTGCAATCTGCCTCGATGGCTTTAACTCACCATACAGATATAGAATATTTGCCAAATCTTCTTCAGCATATTCATTCAATATTTTAGCCGCCGTAAGATCCGATTTCTGATTCATTCTCATATCAAGATATCCTTCTTCGAAGCGAAAAGAGAATCCACGTTCGCTATCATCAAAATGATGAGACGAAACTCCCAGATCAGCTAGAACCGAATTTACCTTTGTTACATTATGATACTTAAGGAATGTCTTCAAGAAACAAAAGTTACTACGAATAAACGTTTGTTTCTTATCATCTGCAATATTCTGAATTGCATCTTCATCCTGATCAAACACATACAAATGTCCTCCTGCTCCCAAACGGGATAAAATCTCACGGGAATGACCGCCACCACCGAAGG encodes:
- the rsmH gene encoding 16S rRNA (cytosine(1402)-N(4))-methyltransferase RsmH; translated protein: MAKDKKNVVTADGYHVPVLLKESVDGMNIQANDICVDVTFGGGGHSREILSRLGAGGHLYVFDQDEDAIQNIADDKKQTFIRSNFCFLKTFLKYHNVTKVNSVLADLGVSSHHFDDSERGFSFRFEEGYLDMRMNQKSDLTAAKILNEYAEEDLANILYLYGELKPSRQIAAAVVRQRKEKAFEKVKDLLPILTPYTKGGKEKKVLAQAFQALRIEVNQEMQTLKDMLTQALEVLVSGGRLSVITYHSLEDRLVKNFFKTGNFEGEVDKDFYGNINTPFVLVNNRVITPSLEEQDANPRSRSAKLRIAEKK